One Silene latifolia isolate original U9 population chromosome 4, ASM4854445v1, whole genome shotgun sequence DNA segment encodes these proteins:
- the LOC141651806 gene encoding uncharacterized protein LOC141651806 gives MDRIELICRNYLWSGSEEFLKTSPVAWSKVCTAKKVGGLGIINCKLWNVAMLGKYVWWLALKADHLWIRWVNHMYIKDKNWLDYEPTSSSSWTWRKLCQVKDQFKHAYCNGQWRTNAGRYTISEGYSWLQGVQATVPWHPIIWNRFNVPKHSFIGWLAIQGRLMTKDRLVPFGVIQDSTYDMCMVQPEDQSHLFYHCSFSKQCWALITVWLGVDMPDSGILEWCSAWRCRSLMKKRIVNATILALLYQLWLVRNVCRVDGYLPFPSAVVKKVQDIVQLRAQNWQWSSKYHCMRWFPWM, from the coding sequence ATGGATAGGATTGAACTTATTTGTAGGAATTATTTGTGGAGTGGGTCTGAGGAATTTTTGAAAACGTCCCCTGTTGCTTGGTCTAAAGTTTGCACTGCTAAGAAAGTTGGAGGTCTGGGTATTATAAATTGTAAACTCTGGAATGTAGCAATGCTGGGCAAATATGTATGGTGGCTAGCTTTGAAGGCAGACCATCTATGGATTCGATGGGTAAATCATATGTACATTAAAGACAAGAACTGGTTGGATTATGAACCTACATCTAGTTCTAGCTGGACATGGAGAAAGCTTTGTCAGGTAAAGGATCAGTTTAAACATGCCTACTGTAATGGTCAGTGGAGGACTAATGCAGGGAGGTATACTATTTCTGAAGGCTACTCTTGGCTGCAAGGTGTTCAGGCTACGGTTCCTTGGCATCCAATTATTTGGAATCGTTTTAATGTGCCCAAGCATTCGTTTATTGGTTGGCTAGCTATCCAAGGCAGACTCATGACTAAGGATAGACTAGTGCCTTTTGGGGTTATTCAGGACAGCACCTATGACATGTGTATGGTGCAACCTGAGGACCAGTCCCATTTGTTTTACCATTGCAGTTTCAGCAAGCAGTGTTGGGCTTTGATCACTGTCTGGTTGGGTGTTGATATGCCTGACAGTGGAATTCTTGAATGGTGCTCTGCGTGGAGATGTAGATCATTAATGAAGAAAAGGATTGTCAATGCTACCATATTGGCTTTGCTTTATCAGTTGTGGCTGGTACGTAATGTGTGCAGGGTGGATGGATACCTTCCTTTCCCTTCAGCTGTTGTCAAGAAGGTGCAGGATATTGTGCAACTTAGAGCTCAAAATTGGCAGTGGTCTTCTAAGTATCATTGTATGAGATGGTTCCCTTGGATGTAA